From the genome of Persephonella atlantica:
GTATTGAAAATAGAATGATTACTGTTTTTGGAGAACAAGTTAATGCAAGGATACAAATTTTTGAAGAAGTAGATAGAGAAATTATGTATGACATGTGGAATGCATGGATTACCTTGAAGAACATTCTTCAAAGTTATGGAGGAAGATCCCCAAATTTACCGGAAGTGTTGAGCGAAGGTGCATGGTGCTTATATTCAGGAAGTGTTCGTTTAATAGAGCCTACATCTGCAGATACATATAACCTGCAAAGGCAAGAAGCTGAGCAAATAAAAGCTTCCTCTATAGAAGAAGATTTAACATCTTTTGGTCCTAAGTCCAGATGGGATAAACTTTACTTTTTAGACTTTTCAAGATTAGACGGTTCATTTGATGTTTACGAGATACCAACAGACTTGATCCTTAATCGGGTTTTAAACTCTCAAAGAGGTGAGACTTTTAGAGATCAGCAGCTTCAAGGAAGAAGACCGAGATTAAGCATCAAAAGACTTATTCGCGAACGCGACATTGATGCGGTGGATACAAACATAAGGATTTGGTAACTGCTGTGACAAATAATCAAAATGATTCTTATTTTCCTCAATACGTTTTGGAGCCTTTAACTCAGGATGAATTGAAAAACTTTTTTGATGAAATAAGCATTAAAGTACTAAATCACTATATAGACACAGCTGTCTTTTCACAGCCTGAAATTTTACCTGGTCAAGAAGCTCGCCCAATACAAATACCGAAAGAACATTTTGAACAATGGATAGTTCAAGCTTTGAATGTTAAATCTGTTGGTTCTGGAAATTATCCAATAGATGTCGTTAATAGAGAAAAATCTTGGGGTGCTGATATAAAAGGACTTAGATGTAAAGAAGACGATAACGGTAGATTAAAGAATAGAGAAACAAACGAAACTTCACTAATTCAAAAATTTATAGAATCAGGCAATCAATTGGATGCTGATTTTGCTTCGAGAAACTATATAAAAGTAAAAAATGAATGGATAGAACTCTGGAAAAATAAATTATTGGAAGTGAAGGAATCTGAGAAATTAAATGAAATTTATTACTTTATTGTACTTATCGGCATATTTAAATTTTATCTTTTGGGTTTAAGAGTAAATATAAACCTAATTAGTAAAGAGAAGATTGGAATTAGAAAAACGTCAGATAAGTCGATATTTTTGAGTGGTGTTATAGATGATAAATATGGTTCTGTAAAAATTTACAAATCTAAGAAGAGATTGGAGTTGCGTTTAAAGCCGAAAAATTTGTTAAATGACCAGTTTTTAGTAGCATTTGATATTCCAATTTATAGAAAAGAAATTAATAATATGTATGAGCTGATTCAAGACGAAAAAAAGTATGAAAGCTACCTTAAAGAAAAAGTGAGAAAAATTTTTCGTATTAAGTAATGGAAAGAAGAGCAGTCGAGAAAGAAATTAAAGAAAAGTTTTTAAGTAAAGAAAAACACGGTTTGGTGATAACAGTAAAAGGTAAGTGGGGATCTGGGAAAACATATTTTATAAAAAATTTACTTGATGAAGAGAGAGAAAAATATGCATATATTTCTTTATTTGGTAAAAACTCAATAAATGAAATAACACAGGAAATAGTTCTTAAGATTTCTAAATTTAGAAAAATTTTAGGTGATGTCTCTCTAATTCTAAAACAGTTAGGAGGATTATCTACACACATAGGTGCTGTTAGAAATTTGCTTTCTTTAGTAAGCACGATAGATATAAAAGATTCCATTATTGTAATAGACGATTTCGAAAGGCTGTCTGAAAACTTGCATCCAAGAGAAGTAATGGGACTAATAGCTCAGCTGAAAGAAGATAAGCAGTGTAAAGTTATCTTAATAATGAATGAAGAAGTGCTGACATCTGATAATGAAAAATATAAAAAACTTAAGGACGAATATGATGAATATAAGGAAAAAATTGTAGATCTTGAATTAGTTTTTGAGCCCTCTGTGAAAGAAAATTTTGAGATTGCTTGTAGTTTTAATAAAGAGAATTTTGCTAAAGAAGAAATTGAATCCTATATAAAAGAAATTGGAGAGATTAATATAAGATTGATAAATTATTTATTTGTAAATATGGAGTTATTTTCTTTTTTAAAGAATCTTAAAGAGGAAGTTAGAACAAATTCTTTGAAGATGTCCGTGCTAAGCTCAATAATTAAATCTCTTCTTTACTATTTATATATTAAACATAAGAATAACACTTTAATTTGGGAATTAGAAGTCGAAGCTGTAAGGTTAAATAAAGATTTAACAAATACAGAGAAAAAAGAAAACGTTAAAAGCAGAATAGAAAAAATTCAAAAAATACTAGAAGAGAGTGAAGCCTATAAGCCTAGAGATTTTATTAATTTAAGGGAAAAAAAGTTTGGTAAGTATTTGTTAAAGATAGTAAAAACTGGAGTAAGTGGAGATATATCTGCTGAGAAAGCTGTCGAAAGTATAAAAGCATATTTAGATGAGATTAATGAAAAATTTGAAAATGAAAATAACTTAAAAGAATTACGTAGTCAGTTGGAAAACATCTATTTTAATTTCACATACAATATTTACTACACGAAGGAAGAATTTAAAGAAGATTTATTAAAATTCTTGGAAGAACATAAGGAAAAGATATTT
Proteins encoded in this window:
- a CDS encoding Bsp6I family type II restriction endonuclease: MRIENRMITVFGEQVNARIQIFEEVDREIMYDMWNAWITLKNILQSYGGRSPNLPEVLSEGAWCLYSGSVRLIEPTSADTYNLQRQEAEQIKASSIEEDLTSFGPKSRWDKLYFLDFSRLDGSFDVYEIPTDLILNRVLNSQRGETFRDQQLQGRRPRLSIKRLIRERDIDAVDTNIRIW
- a CDS encoding P-loop NTPase fold protein, with the translated sequence MERRAVEKEIKEKFLSKEKHGLVITVKGKWGSGKTYFIKNLLDEEREKYAYISLFGKNSINEITQEIVLKISKFRKILGDVSLILKQLGGLSTHIGAVRNLLSLVSTIDIKDSIIVIDDFERLSENLHPREVMGLIAQLKEDKQCKVILIMNEEVLTSDNEKYKKLKDEYDEYKEKIVDLELVFEPSVKENFEIACSFNKENFAKEEIESYIKEIGEINIRLINYLFVNMELFSFLKNLKEEVRTNSLKMSVLSSIIKSLLYYLYIKHKNNTLIWELEVEAVRLNKDLTNTEKKENVKSRIEKIQKILEESEAYKPRDFINLREKKFGKYLLKIVKTGVSGDISAEKAVESIKAYLDEINEKFENENNLKELRSQLENIYFNFTYNIYYTKEEFKEDLLKFLEEHKEKIFYLDMMNLIIFLSDELIKLFPDNKGEIENKFYEAFTTFIKTKLKENPFFIFDFEIDMHLPQIKKSTYFSEKELTEFLENLRKIVLEEQRKILDCTKFMEYLAFIINKRGWEHYERDLINSIQKK